A part of Larimichthys crocea isolate SSNF chromosome VII, L_crocea_2.0, whole genome shotgun sequence genomic DNA contains:
- the LOC113746108 gene encoding extracellular calcium-sensing receptor-like, which produces MPEPLKCRGSIDSRELRFSRAMVFAIEEINNSTELLPGIKLGYKIHDSCASVPMAVHVAFQLSNGLDPVFSRGDNCSHSGMVMAIVGESGSTPSISMSRLLGSFNIPLVSHFATCACLSDKQQYPSFFRTIPSDQFQADALAKLVKHFGWTWIGAVRSDSDYGNNGMASFLNAAQKEGICVEYSESFYRTHPRSRIQRVADVIRRSTAIVVVAFAAPGDMKILLEELSSEPSPPRQWIGSEAWVTDPDILRFSFCAGAIGFGIPQSVIPGLREFLLDLSPTKVAASPVLNEFWEDSFNCRLEKSEAIDESVCDGTEDIEMLQSPYTDTSQLRITNMVYKAVYAIAHAIHNQVCQDTNSTTLCDKFTRIESKQVLTQLKKVHFSQNGYDVSFDANGDPVATYELVNWQISESGSIEMVTVGHYDASLPVGQEFHINKNISWMDGGTQVPVSVCSDSCPPGTRKMLQKGKPICCYDCILCPEGEISNATDSTDCFPCPKESWPNAERDTCLPKPVEFLSFDEVLGIILAAFSVGGACLAIVTAVVFFRHRASPIVRANNSELSFLLLFSLTLCFLCSLTFIGAPSDWSCMLRHTAFGITFVLCISCVLGKTIVVLMAFRATLPGSNVMKWFGPPQQRMTVVSFTFIQVLICIIWLVVSPPFPMKNLTIYKERIILECALGSAIGFWVVLGYIGLLAVFCFVLAVLARKLPDNFNEAKLITFSMLIFCAVWITFIPAYVSSPGKFTVAVEIFAILASSFGLILCIFAPKCFIILFKPEKNTKKHLINKNQS; this is translated from the exons ATGCCTGAGCCCCTAAAGTGCAGAGGGAG CATTGACTCTCGTGAACTGCGCTTCTCACGTGCAATGGTCTTCGCCATTGAGGAGATTAACAACAGCACGGAGCTGCTGCCAGGTATTAAGTTAGGTTATAAGATCCATGACTCGTGTGCCTCAGTGCCCATGGCAGTGCATGTGGCATTCCAGCTTTCAAATGGCCTGGACCCTGTGTTTTCCAGAGGCGATAATTGTTCGCATTCTGGTATGGTGATGGCTATTGTTGGTGAATCTGGGTCCACACCATCTATTAGCATGTCACGCCTCCTAGGGTCATTTAACATTCCTCTA GTGAGCCACTTTGCCACTTGTGCATGTCTGTCTGATAAGCAGCAATATCCAAGTTTCTTCAGAACAATCCCCAGTGACCAGTTCCAGGCCGATGCACTGGCTAAGCTGGTAAAACACTTTGGCTGGACTTGGATAGGTGCTGTCCGGTCAGATTCAGACTATGGCAATAATGGCATGGCTTCTTTCTTGAATGCAGCACAGAAGGAGGGGATCTGTGTGGAATACTCTGAATCTTTCTATCGGACCCACCCACGCAGCAGGATCCAGAGAGTAGCTGATGTTATCCGCAG ATCAACGGCTATAGTTGTTGTGGCGTTTGCAGCCCCTGGAGACATGAAGATTCTGCTAGAGGAGCTGTCGAGTGAGCCCTCTCCACCACGCCAGTGGATAGGCAGTGAGGCCTGGGTAACTGATCCAGACATACTGAGATTCAGTTTTTGTGCTGGAGCCATTGGATTTGGCATTCCGCAATCTGTCATCCCAGGTCTGAGAGAATTCTTGCTCGATCTCTCTCCCACTAAAGTTGCTGCCTCTCCAGTGCTGAATGAGTTCTGGGAGGATTCTTTCAACTGCAGGCTGGAAAAAA GTGAAGCAAtagatgagagtgtgtgtgatggaacTGAAGACATAGAGATGCTCCAGAGTCCGTACACTGACACATCTCAGCTCCGAATCACTAACATGGTGTATAAGGCTGTTTATGCAATAGCACATGCTATTCATAATCAAGTGTGTCAGGACACAAATTCTACAACTCTATGTGACAAATTCACCAGGATAGAGTCCAAACAG GTTCTTACGCAGCTAAAGAAAGTACATTTCTCCCAAAATGGTTATGATGTGTCATTTGATGCCAATGGGGATCCTGTGGCCACATATGAGCTGGTGAACTGGCAAATAAGTGAGAGTGGCAGCATTGAGATGGTGACCGTAGGGCACTATGATGCATCACTGCCAGTGGGCCAGGAGTTccatataaacaaaaacatctccTGGATGGATGGTGGCACACAA GTgcctgtgtcagtgtgcagtgatAGCTGTCCTCCAGGAACTCGTAAAATGTTGCAGAAAGGAAAACCCATCTGCTGTTATGATTGCATACTGTGTCCTGAGGGAGAAATTAGCAATGCTACAG ATTCCACTGATTGTTTCCCTTGCCCCAAGGAGTCCTGGCctaatgcagagagagacacttGTTTACCCAAACCTGTGGAGTTTCTTTCCTTTGACGAGGTCCTAGGAATCATCCTGGCTGCATTCTCAGTTGGTGGAGCCTGTCTTGCCATTGTGACAGCGGTTGTGTTTTTTCGCCACAGGGCATCCCCAATTGTCAGGGCCaacaactctgagctgagcttcctgctgctcttctccctgACTCTATGTTTCTTATGTTCATTGACTTTCATTGGAGCACCCTCTGACTGGTCCTGTATGCTGCGCCACACAGCGTTTGGGATCACCTTTGTCCTCTGCATCTCTTGTGTTCTCGGAAAAACTATAGTAGTGTTAATGGCCTTCAGAGCTACACTTCCAGGAAGTAATGTCATGAAATGGTTTGGTCCTCCACAGCAAAGAATGACTGTAGtgtcttttacatttattcaagttttaatatgtattatttgGTTGGTTGTTAGTCCCCCTTTTCCAATGAAAAACCTAACCATATACAAGGAGAGAATCATCCTGGAGTGTGCATTAGGTTCAGCTATTGGGTTCTGGGTTGTGCTTGGGTACATAGGCCTACTGGCTGTCTTTTGCTTTGTGTTAGCTGTCCTAGCTCGGAAACTACCTGATAATTTTAATGAAGCTAAGCTTATcaccttcagcatgctgatattctgtgcagTCTGGATCACCTTTATCCCAGCGTATGTCAGCTCTCCTGGGAAATTTACTGTGGCTGTGGAGATATTTGCCATCTTGGCCTCCAGTTTTGGACTGATACTGTGTATATTTGCTCCAAAGTGTTTCATC
- the LOC109141032 gene encoding extracellular calcium-sensing receptor, with amino-acid sequence MDGDYVIGGVFSIHHYMHTVKHNYTTMPEPLRCTGRVNPRELRFSRAMVFAIEEINNSTKLLPGIKLGYQIHDSCASVPVAVHVAFQLSNGLDPVFYPIDNCVQSGMVMAIVGESGSTPSISMSRVIGPFNIPLVSHFATCACLSDKQQYPSFFRTIPSDQFQADALAKLVKHFGWTWIGAVRSDSDYGNNGMASFLNAAQKEGICVEYSESFYRTHPHSRIQRVADVIRRSTAMVIVAFAASGDLRILLEELSREPSPPRQWIGSEDWVTNTDLLRFSFCAGAIGFGIQKSVIPGLREFLLDLSPTKVVASPLLTEFWEDVFSCKLGKNAAIDETLCDGTEDIQTLQSPYTDTSQLRITNMVYKAVYAIAHAIHNAVCEDKNSATQCNKLTRIESKHVLMQLKKVRFSQNGYNVSFDANGDPVATYELVNWQKTESGSIKMVTVGHYDASLPVGQEFHITRNLTWVEGGTEVPVSVCSDSCPPGTRKVLQKGKPICCYDCIPCPEGEISNATDSTDCFPCVMESWPNAERDTCFPKPVEFLSFDEVLGIILAAFSVGGACLAIFTGAVLFRHRTSPIVRANNSELSFLLLFSLTLCFLCSLTFIGAPSDWSCMLRHTAFGITFVLCISCVLGKTIVVLMAFRATLPGSNVMKWFGPPQQRMTVVSFTFVQVLICTIWLVVSPPFPMKNLTIYKKKIILECALGSAIGFWVVLGYIGLLAVFCFVLAVLARKLPDNFNEAKLITFSMLIFCAVWITFIPAYVSSPGKFTVAVEIFAILASSFGLILCIFAPKCFIILFKPEKNTKKHLMNKNQS; translated from the exons ATGGATGGTGACTATGTTATCGGGGGTGTTTTCTCCATTCACCACTACATGCACACAGTGAAGCATAACTACACCACCATGCCTGAGCCGTTAAGGTGCACTGGGAG GGTTAACCCCCGTGAACTTCGCTTCTCACGTGCAATGGTCTTCGCTATTGAGGAGATCAACAACAGCACAAAGCTGCTGCCGGGCATCAAGCTCGGTTATCAGATCCATGACTCGTGTGCCTCAGTGCCTGTGGCAGTGCATGTAGCATTCCAGCTTTCAAATGGCCTGGACCCTGTGTTTTACCCCATAGACAATTGTGTACAATCTGGCATGGTGATGGCTATCGTTGGTGAGTCTGGGTCTACGCCATCCATCAGCATGTCACGTGTCATCGGGCCCTTTAACATTCCCCTA GTGAGCCACTTTGCTACTTGTGCATGTCTGTCTGATAAGCAGCAGTATCCGAGTTTCTTCAGAACAATCCCCAGTGACCAGTTCCAGGCTGATGCACTGGCCAAGCTGGTAAAACACTTTGGCTGGACTTGGATAGGTGCTGTCCGGTCAGATTCAGACTATGGCAATAATGGCATGGCTTCTTTTTTGAATGCAGCACAGAAGGAGGGGATCTGTGTGGAATACTCTGAATCTTTCTATCGGACCCACCCACACAGCAGGATCCAGAGAGTAGCTGATGTTATCCGCAG GTCGACAGCTATGGTTATTGTGGCATTTGCTGCCTCTGGAGACCTGAGGATCTTGTTGGAGGAGCTGTCGCGTGAGCCTTCTCCACCTCGCCAGTGGATAGGCAGTGAGGACTGGgtaacaaacacagatttgcTGAGGTTCAGCTTTTGTGCTGGAGCCATTGGATTTGGCATTCAGAAATCTGTCATCCCAGGTCTGAGAGAATTCTTGCTCGATCTCTCTCCAACTAAAGTGGTTGCCTCTCCATTGCTGACCGAGTTCTGGGAGGATGTATTCAGCTGCAAGCTGGGAAAAA acGCAGCCATAGATGAAACTCTGTGTGATGGAACTGAAGACATACAGACACTACAGAGTCCGTACACTGACACATCTCAGCTCCGAATCACTAACATGGTTTATAAAGCTGTTTATGCAATAGCACATGCTATTCATAATGCAGTGTGTGAGGACAAAAATTCTGCAACTCAATGCAACAAATTAACCAGGATAGAGTCCAAACAT GTTCTCATGCAACTGAAGAAAGTACGTTTTTCGCAAAATGGTTATAATGTGTCATTTGATGCCAATGGGGATCCTGTGGCCACATATGAGCTGGTTAACTGGCAAAAAACTGAGAGTGGCAGCATTAAGATGGTAACCGTAGGACACTATGATGCATCACTACCGGTGGGCCAGGAGTTCCATATCACCAGGAACCTCACCTGGGTGGAGGGTGGCACAGAA GTgcctgtgtcagtgtgcagtgacAGCTGTCCTCCAGGAACTCGTAAAGTGTTGCAGAAAGGAAAACCCATCTGCTGTTATGACTGTATACCATGTCCTGAAGGAGAGATCAGCAATGCTACag ATTCCACTGATTGTTTTCCTTGTGTCATGGAGTCCTGGCctaatgcagagagagacacttGTTTCCCCAAGCCTGTGGAGTTTCTTTCATTTGATGAAGTTCTGGGAATCATCCTGGCTGCATTCTCAGTTGGTGGAGCCTGTCTTGCCATTTTTACAGGGGCTGTGTTATTTCGTCACAGGACATCCCCGATTGTCAGAGCCaacaactctgagctgagcttcctgctgctcttctccctgACTCTATGTTTCTTATGTTCATTAACTTTCATTGGAGCACCCTCTGACTGGTCCTGCATGCTGCGCCACACAGCGTTTGGGATCACCTTTGTCCTCTGCATCTCTTGTGTTCTTGGAAAAACTATAGTAGTGTTAATGGCCTTCAGAGCTACACTCCCAGGTAGTAATGTCATGAAATGGTTTGGTCCTCCACAACAAAGAATGACTGTAGTGTCTTTTACATTTGTTCAAGTTTTAATATGTACTATTTGGTTGGTTGTTAGTCCACCTTTTCCAATGAAAAACCTAACCATatacaagaaaaaaatcatcttgGAGTGTGCATTAGGCTCAGCTATCGGGTTCTGGGTTGTGCTCGGGTACATAGGCCTACTGgctgtgttttgctttgtgttAGCTGTCTTAGCTCGAAAACTACCTGATAATTTTAATGAAGCCAAACTCATcaccttcagcatgctgatattctgtgcagTCTGGATCACATTTATTCCAGCGTATGTCAGCTCTCCTGGGAAATTCACTGTGGCTGTGGAGATATTTGCCATTCTGGCCTCCAGTTTTGGACTGATACTGTGTATATTTGCTCCAAAGTGTTTCATCATATTGTTTAAGCCAGAAAAGAACACcaagaaacatttaatgaacaaaaatcaGTCCTAA
- the LOC104933764 gene encoding extracellular calcium-sensing receptor-like, whose product MHTVEHNYTTMPEPPKCRGSIDARELRLSKAMVFAIEEINNSTELLPGIKLGYQIHDSCASVPLAMLVTLQLSNGLDPVFYTRNNCSQSGIVMAIIGESGSTPSISMSRIIGPFNIPQVSHFATCACLSDKQQYPSFFRTIPSDQFQADALAKLVKHFGWTWIGAVRSDSDYGNNGMASFLDAAEKEGICVEYSESFYRTHPHSRIQRVADVIRRSTAMVIVAFAASGDLRILLEELSREPSPPRQWIGSEAWVTNPDMLKFSFCAGAIGFGIQKSVIPGLREFLLDLSPTKVFASPVLTEFWEDSFSCKLGKNAAIDKSVCDGSEDIETLQSPYTDTSQLRITNMVYKAVYAIAHAIHNAVCEDKNYPTQCDKFRRIEFKQVLMQLKKVNFSQNGYDVSFDANGDPVAKYELVNWQKSESGTIEMVTVGHYDASLPLGQEFHINKNLTWMDGGTQVPVSVCSDSCPPGTRKVLQKGKPICCYDCIPCPEGEISNATDSTDCFPCPKEFWPNAERDTCFPKPVEFLSFDEVLGIILAAFSVGGACLAIVTGAVFFRHRTSPIVRANNSELSFLLLFSLTLCFLCSLTFIGAPSDWSCMLRHTAFGITFVLCISCVLGKTIVVLMAFKATLPGSNVMKWFGPPQQRMTVVSFTFVQVLICIIWLVVSPPFPMKNLTIYKERIILECALGSAIGFWVVLGYIGLLAVFCFVLAVLARKLPDSFNEAKFITFSMLIFCAVWITFIPAYVSSPGKFTVAVEIFAILASSYGLILCIFAPKCFIILFKPEKNTKKHVMSKNQL is encoded by the exons ATGCACACAGTGGAGCATAACTACACCACCATGCCTGAGCCACCAAAGTGCAGAGGGAG TATTGACGCTCGTGAACTGCGCCTGTCAAAGGCAATGGTCTTTGCCATCGAGGAGATCAACAACAGCACAGAACTGCTGCCAGGCATCAAACTTGGATACCAGATCCATGACTCGTGTGCTTCAGTGCCGTTGGCGATGCTTGTGACATTGCAGCTTTCAAATGGTCTGGACCCAGTATTTTACACTCGTAATAATTGCTCACAATCTGGTATAGTGATGGCTATTATTGGTGAGTCTGGGTCCACACCATCCATCAGCATGTCACGCATCATTGGGCCCTTTAATATTCCTCAA GTGAGCCACTTTGCCACTTGTGCATGCCTGTCTGATAAGCAGCAGTATCCGAGTTTCTTCAGAACAATCCCCAGTGACCAGTTCCAGGCTGATGCACTGGCCAAGCTGGTAAAACACTTTGGCTGGACTTGGATAGGTGCTGTCCGGTCAGATTCAGACTATGGCAATAATGGCATGGCTTCTTTCCTGGACgcagcagagaaggaggggaTCTGTGTGGAATACTCTGAATCTTTCTATCGAACCCACCCACACAGCAGGATCCAGAGAGTAGCTGATGTTATCCGCAG GTCGACAGCTATGGTTATTGTGGCATTTGCAGCCTCTGGAGACCTGAGGATCCTGCTAGAGGAGCTGTCGCGTGAACCTTCTCCACCTCGTCAGTGGATAGGCAGTGAGGCCTGGGTAACCAACCCAGATATGCTGAAATTCAGCTTCTGTGCTGGTGCCATTGGCTTTGGCATTCAGAAATCTGTCATCCCTGGTCTTAGAGAATTTTTGCTCGATCTCTCTCCCACTAAAGTTTTTGCCTCTCCAGTACTTACTGAGTTCTGGGAGGATTCATTCAGCTGCAAGCTGGGAAAAA ATGCAGCCATagacaagagtgtgtgtgatggatctGAAGACATAGAGACGCTACAGAGTCCGTACACTGACACATCTCAGCTCCGAATCACTAACATGGTGTATAAGGCTGTTTATGCAATAGCACATGCAATTCATAATGCAGTGTGTGAGGACAAAAATTATCCAACTCAGTGTGACAAATTCAGAAGGATAGAGTTCAAACAG GTTCTTATGCAACTAAAGAAAGTAAATTTTTCCCAAAATGGTTATGATGTGTCATTTGATGCCAATGGAGATCCTGTGGCCAAATATGAGCTGGTCAACTGGCAAAAAAGTGAGAGTGGCACCATTGAGATGGTGACAGTAGGACACTATGATGCATCACTGCCGCTGGGCCAGGAGTTCCATATCAACAAGAACCTCACCTGGATGGATGGTGGCACACAA GttcctgtgtcagtgtgcagtgacAGCTGTCCTCCAGGAACTCGTAAAGTGTTGCAGAAAGGAAAACCCATCTGCTGTTATGACTGTATACCATGTCCTGAAGGAGAGATTAGCAATGCTACAG aTTCCACTGATTGTTTCCCTTGCCCTAAAGAGTTCTGGCctaatgcagagagagacacttGTTTCCCCAAACCTGTGGAGTTTCTTTCCTTTGATGAAGTTCTAGGAATCATCCTGGCTGCATTCTCAGTTGGTGGAGCCTGTCTTGCCATCGTTACAGGGGCTGTGTTCTTTCGTCACAGGACATCCCCGATTGTCAGGGCCaacaactctgagctgagcttcctgctgctcttctccctgACTCTATGTTTCTTATGTTCATTGACTTTCATTGGAGCACCCTCTGACTGGTCCTGCATGCTGCGCCACACAGCGTTTGGGATCACCTTTGTCCTCTGCATCTCTTGTGTTCTTGGAAAAACTATAGTAGTGTTAATGGCCTTCAAAGCTACACTCCCAGGTAGTAATGTCATGAAATGGTTTGGTCCTCCACAGCAAAGAATGACTGTAGTGTCTTTTACATTTGTTCAagttttaatatgtattatttgGTTGGTTGTTAGTCCCCCTTTTCCAATGAAAAACCTAACCATATACAAGGAGAGAATCATCCTGGAGTGTGCATTAGGCTCAGCTATTGGGTTCTGGGTTGTGCTCGGGTACATAGGCCTACTGGCTGTCTTTTGCTTTGTGTTAGCTGTCCTAGCTCGGAAACTACCTGATAGTTTTAATGAAGCCAAATTTATcaccttcagcatgctgatattctgtgcagTCTGGATCACCTTTATCCCAGCGTATGTCAGCTCTCCTGGGAAATTTACTGTGGCTGTGGAGATATTTGCTATTCTAGCCTCCAGTTATGGACTAATACTGTGTATATTTGCTCCAAAGTGTTTCATCATATTGTTTAAACCAGAGAAGAACACCAAGAAACATGTAATGAGCAAAAATCAGCTCTAA
- the LOC113746072 gene encoding extracellular calcium-sensing receptor-like, with translation MPEPLSCTGSMDSRELQFSRAMIFAIEEINNSTELLPGIKLGYQIHDSCASVPVAVHVAFQLSNGLDPVFYKGDNCSHSGMVMAIVGDSGSTRSISISRIIGSFNIPLVSHFSTCACLSDKQQYPTFFRTIPSDQFQADALARLVKFFGWTWIGAVRSDSDYGNNGMASFLDAAQKEGICVEYSESFYQTHPQSRIQRVADVIRRSTAVVVVAFASFGDMQILLEELSREPSPPRQWIGSESWVTNTDMLRYNFCAGAIGFGIQKSVIPGLREFLLDLSLTKVAASPLLTEFWEDSFNCRLKSAAVDESVCDGSEDIQTLQSVYTDTSHLRITNMVYKAVYAIAHAIHNAVCQETNSTTQCDKFSRIESKQVLMHLKKVNFSQNGYDVSFDANGDPVAKYELVNWQKRGTGTIEMVTVGHYDASQPIGQEFHITRNLTWVEGGTQVPVSVCSDSCPPGTRKVLQKGKPICCYDCIPCPEGEISNATDSLDCFPCPNEYWPNAERDTCFPKPVEFLSFDEVLGIILAAFSVGGACLAIVTAAVFFHHRTSPIVRANNSELSFLLLFSLTLCFLCSLTFIGAPSDWSCMLRHTAFGITFVLCISCVLGKTIVVLMAFRATLPGSNVMKWFGPPQQRMTVVSFTFVQVLICTIWLVVSPPFPMKNLTVYKKRIILECALGSAIGFWAVLGYIGLLAVFCLVLAVLARKLPDSFNEAKFITFSMLIFCAVWITFIPAYVSSPGKFTVAVEIFAILASSFGLIVCIFAPKCFIILFKPEKNTKKHLMSKSQSQHI, from the exons ATGCCTGAGCCATTAAGCTGCACAGGGAG CATGGACTCCCGTGAACTGCAGTTCTCACGTGCAATGATCTTTGCCATCGAGGAGATTAACAACAGCACGGAGCTGCTGCCAGGTATCAAGTTAGGTTATCAGATACATGACTCGTGTGCCTCAGTGCCCGTGGCAGTTCATGTGGCATTCCAGCTGTCAAATGGTCTGGACCCTGTATTTTACAAAGGCGACAATTGCTCACATTCTGGCATGGTGATGGCTATCGTCGGTGACTCTGGGTCCACACGTTCCATCAGTATTTCACGCATCATCGGGTCTTTTAATATTCCTCTC GTGAGCCACTTTTCGACTTGTGCATGTCTGTCTGATAAACAGCAGTACCCCACTTTCTTCAGAACAATCCCCAGTGACCAGTTCCAGGCTGATGCACTGGCCAGGCTGGTAAAATTCTTTGGCTGGACTTGGATAGGTGCTGTCCGGTCGGATTCAGACTATGGCAATAATGGCATGGCTTCTTTCCTGGACGCGGCACAGAAGGAGGGGATCTGTGTGGAATACTCTGAATCTTTCTATCAGACCCACCCACAGAGCAGGATCCAGAGAGTAGCTGATGTTATCCGCAG GTCaacagctgtggttgttgtagCATTTGCATCCTTTGGAGACATGCAGATTCTGCTAGAGGAGCTGTCGCGTGAGCCTTCCCCACCTCGCCAGTGGATAGGCAGTGAATCCTGGGTAACCAACACTGACATGCTGAGATACAACTTTTGTGCCGGAGCCATCGGATTTGGCATTCAGAAATCTGTCATCCCAGGTTTGAGAGAATTCTTATTGGATCTCTCTCTCACTAAAGTGGCTGCCTCTCCATTACTTACTGAATTCTGGGAGGATTCATTCAACTGCAGGCTAAAAA GTGCAGCCGtagatgagagtgtgtgtgatggatctGAAGACATACAGACGCTCCAGAGCGTGTACACAGACACATCTCACCTTCGAATCACTAACATGGTGTATAAAGCTGTTTATGCAATAGCACATGCCATTCATAATGCAGTGTGTCAGGAGACAAATTCTACAACTCAGTGTGACAAATTCAGCAGGATAGAGTCCAAACAG GTTCTCATGCACTTAAAGAAAGTAAATTTTTCCCAAAATGGTTATGATGTGTCATTTGATGCCAACGGAGATCCTGTGGCCAAATATGAGCTGGTTAACTGGCAAAAACGTGGGACTGGCACCATTGAGATGGTGACAGTAGGACACTATGATGCATCACAGCCAATCGGCCAGGAGTTCCATATCACTAGGAACCTCACCTGGGTGGAGGGTGGCACACAA GttcctgtgtcagtgtgcagtgacAGCTGTCCTCCAGGAACTCGTAAAGTGTTGCAGAAAGGAAAACCCATCTGCTGTTATGACTGTATACCATGTCCTGAAGGAGAGATCAGTAATGCTacag ATTcccttgattgtttcccttgcCCCAATGAGTACTGGCctaatgcagagagagacacttGTTTCCCGAAGCCTGTGGAGTTTCTTTCCTTTGACGAGGTCCTAGGAATCATCCTGGCTGCATTCTCAGTTGGTGGTGCCTGTCTTGCCATTGTTACAGCGGCTGTGTTCTTTCATCACAGGACATCCCCGATTGTCAGGGCCaacaactctgagctgagcttcctgctgctcttctccctgACTCTATGTTTCTTATGTTCATTAACTTTCATTGGAGCACCCTCTGACTGGTCCTGCATGCTGCGCCACACAGCGTTTGGGATCACCTTTGTCCTCTGCATCTCTTGTGTTCTTGGAAAAACTATAGTAGTGTTAATGGCCTTCAGAGCTACACTCCCAGGTAGTAATGTCATGAAATGGTTTGGTCCTCCCCAGCAAAGAATGACTGTAGTGTCTTTTACATTTGTTCAAGTTTTAATATGCACCATTTGGTTGGTTGTTAGTCCCCCTTTTCCAATGAAAAACCTAACAGTATACAAGAAGAGAATCATCCTGGAGTGTGCTTTAGGTTCAGCTATTGGGTTCTGGGCTGTGCTCGGGTACATAGGCCTACTGGCTGTGTTTTGCTTAGTGTTAGCTGTCCTAGCTCGGAAACTACCTGATAGTTTTAATGAAGCTAAATTTATcaccttcagcatgctgatattctgtgcagTCTGGATCACATTTATCCCAGCGTATGTCAGCTCTCCTGGGAAATTCACTGTGGCTGTGGAGATATTTGCCATTCTGGCCTCCAGTTTTGGACTGATAGTGTGTATATTTGCTCCAAAGTGTTTCATCATATTGTTTAAACCAGAGAAGAACACCAAGAAACATCTAATGAGCAAATCTCAATCTCAACACATCTAA